In a genomic window of Elusimicrobiales bacterium:
- a CDS encoding glycosyltransferase family 9 protein gives MKTPPEPGRVERLLVILSAGIGDFIIAVPALKALRRLYPRARMTLAISSRTLEYARGFGAEETVAMDNSGLLPPSRWAACFNAALGLRRGRFDLAVNLYQISSAAGMLKMAALFLAVAPSASAGRDTDGRGFFYGIKLPDSSADGVCQGEHYARLVARLGGRAEPREKADLWISAPARRAADDFLARNGLAPGRFIGINPGGAQLSHRWTADGFAAVAQMLKLRAGMPALITGGPGEETLAAEIAAKIPGGAAVSAGKFGFDGTLALVKSMRLLVTTHSSLMHAANAFETPFVALAGISDIRRDGPYAPAAGRFEFIQHAGFPCGDENRPSPAMLAIRPEEVFAAAERLL, from the coding sequence ATGAAGACTCCGCCGGAACCGGGCCGCGTTGAGCGGCTGCTGGTTATTCTGTCCGCCGGAATAGGCGATTTCATAATCGCGGTTCCGGCTCTGAAGGCTTTGCGGCGGCTCTATCCCCGCGCGCGGATGACGCTGGCCATTTCCTCCAGGACGCTGGAATACGCGCGCGGCTTCGGCGCGGAAGAGACCGTTGCGATGGACAATTCCGGGCTGCTGCCGCCTTCGCGCTGGGCCGCCTGCTTCAATGCCGCGCTGGGACTGCGGCGCGGGCGTTTCGATCTGGCGGTGAATTTATACCAGATAAGCTCCGCCGCGGGAATGCTTAAAATGGCGGCATTGTTCCTGGCGGTTGCGCCCTCCGCCAGCGCGGGGCGCGACACCGACGGGCGCGGTTTTTTTTACGGCATAAAACTGCCCGACTCTTCCGCCGACGGTGTCTGCCAGGGCGAGCATTACGCGCGGCTGGTCGCGCGCCTGGGCGGGCGGGCCGAGCCGCGCGAGAAGGCCGATCTCTGGATAAGCGCGCCGGCGCGGCGCGCGGCGGACGATTTCCTGGCGCGGAATGGGCTTGCGCCGGGACGGTTCATTGGCATCAATCCCGGCGGAGCCCAGCTGTCCCACCGCTGGACGGCGGACGGCTTTGCCGCCGTGGCGCAAATGCTTAAACTGCGCGCCGGAATGCCTGCGCTTATAACCGGCGGCCCGGGGGAGGAGACTCTCGCGGCGGAGATAGCGGCAAAGATACCCGGCGGGGCCGCTGTGTCCGCAGGGAAATTCGGTTTTGACGGAACACTGGCTCTGGTCAAATCCATGCGGCTGCTGGTAACCACGCATTCCAGCCTCATGCACGCGGCCAATGCGTTTGAAACGCCTTTTGTCGCGCTGGCGGGGATAAGCGACATCCGCCGCGACGGGCCGTATGCGCCGGCTGCGGGGCGTTTTGAATTCATACAGCATGCGGGTTTCCCCTGCGGGGATGAAAACCGCCCAAGCCCCGCCATGCTGGCCATAAGGCCGGAGGAAGTGTTCGCCGCGGCGGAGCGGCTGTTATGA
- the asnB gene encoding asparagine synthase (glutamine-hydrolyzing) codes for MCGICGFSGFRDDGLAREMASAMIHRGPDSDGFLFSDDVTLAMRRLRVIDLRSGNQPVYNENRRVCVVFNGEIYNHRALRRELEKCGHRFSTESDTEVIVHAYEEFGPLCVRKLEGMFAFALWDADARSLLLARDPLGIKPLYYYLGGGKLVFASELKALLKWRGLPRAMDHEAVDAYLNYLYIPEPRSIFKDVRKLEAGRIMLFSGGKAETRVYWRPPEPGSLNLSGEDALRYAEQLLEQTVKSHLSSDVPLGVFLSGGLDSGAVTAFAAKHSPGRLKTFSIGYKNPSEKSYDELDMARLVAKRYGTEHSEITVSPDITELIPRLAWHFDEPHADSGALVNYLIAAEARKHVTVALSGAGGDELFCGYPRYLGMKLYPVYNRLPASMRRAAAALADKLPESGKSRDLANWAKRFTRGAEQGPFECYNSWISFRGGHGGLYSPDFRAALENADPSAAHRAAFGAASGSLAMRAVQLDMQTYLPGDLLMMSDRMSMASSLELRVPFCDAKLAEFVCALPQSRRFGGFALKPLLRKILAPHLPAKVLSGRKKGFMVPLPLWLRGGMGELEKRYLSPETIKKRGLFNPAAVKAIIREHKSGARGNADLIWSLVMLEAWQQAYEDSAGTGPR; via the coding sequence ATGTGCGGAATTTGCGGTTTTTCCGGTTTCAGGGACGATGGTCTTGCCCGCGAAATGGCCAGCGCGATGATTCACCGCGGGCCGGATTCCGACGGTTTTTTGTTCTCTGACGATGTTACCCTGGCCATGCGCCGCCTTCGGGTGATAGACCTGCGCTCCGGCAATCAGCCCGTTTATAACGAGAACCGGCGCGTCTGCGTCGTCTTCAACGGGGAGATATACAATCACCGCGCCCTGCGCCGCGAGCTGGAGAAATGCGGGCACCGTTTTTCCACGGAAAGCGACACGGAGGTCATAGTCCACGCCTACGAGGAATTCGGCCCGCTCTGCGTCAGGAAGCTGGAGGGGATGTTCGCTTTCGCGCTCTGGGATGCGGACGCGCGCTCCCTGCTGCTGGCGCGCGACCCGCTGGGCATAAAGCCTCTTTATTATTATCTGGGCGGCGGGAAACTGGTTTTTGCCTCCGAATTAAAGGCGCTTCTGAAATGGCGCGGCCTGCCGCGCGCTATGGACCATGAGGCCGTGGACGCATATCTCAATTACCTTTACATCCCGGAGCCGCGCAGCATTTTCAAGGATGTCCGCAAGCTGGAAGCCGGGCGGATAATGCTATTCAGCGGCGGCAAGGCGGAGACCCGGGTTTACTGGCGTCCGCCGGAGCCGGGATCGCTGAATCTGTCCGGGGAGGACGCTCTGCGCTACGCGGAGCAGCTGCTGGAGCAGACCGTCAAAAGCCATCTGTCCAGCGATGTGCCGCTGGGCGTTTTTCTCAGCGGCGGGCTGGATTCGGGGGCGGTAACCGCCTTTGCCGCAAAGCATTCACCCGGGCGGCTGAAGACCTTTTCCATCGGCTACAAAAACCCGAGCGAGAAATCCTATGACGAACTGGACATGGCCCGGCTTGTTGCAAAGCGCTACGGCACGGAGCATAGCGAGATAACGGTCAGCCCGGACATAACGGAACTGATTCCCCGCCTCGCCTGGCATTTTGACGAGCCGCACGCCGACTCCGGCGCGCTTGTTAATTATCTGATTGCCGCCGAGGCGCGAAAGCATGTAACCGTCGCGCTGTCCGGCGCCGGCGGCGACGAGTTGTTTTGCGGATATCCCCGCTATCTGGGCATGAAACTTTATCCGGTTTATAACCGCCTGCCCGCTTCCATGCGGCGCGCCGCCGCCGCGCTGGCGGACAAACTCCCGGAAAGCGGCAAAAGCCGCGACCTTGCCAACTGGGCCAAACGTTTCACTCGCGGGGCGGAACAGGGGCCGTTTGAATGCTATAATTCGTGGATTTCGTTCCGGGGCGGGCATGGCGGGCTGTATTCGCCGGATTTCCGTGCCGCGCTTGAAAACGCGGACCCGTCCGCGGCGCACCGCGCCGCATTTGGCGCGGCCTCCGGAAGCCTGGCTATGCGCGCGGTCCAGCTGGACATGCAAACCTATCTGCCCGGCGACCTGCTTATGATGTCCGACAGGATGAGCATGGCCTCCTCTCTGGAGTTGCGCGTGCCTTTCTGCGATGCGAAGCTGGCGGAATTTGTCTGCGCGCTGCCGCAGAGCCGGCGCTTTGGCGGTTTTGCGTTAAAGCCGCTGCTGCGTAAAATTCTGGCGCCGCATTTGCCGGCAAAAGTGCTGTCGGGGCGCAAAAAGGGGTTCATGGTTCCGCTGCCGCTGTGGCTGCGCGGCGGTATGGGGGAGCTTGAGAAACGATACCTGTCGCCGGAAACGATAAAGAAGCGGGGCCTGTTCAACCCCGCCGCGGTGAAAGCTATAATCAGGGAGCACAAAAGCGGCGCCCGCGGCAATGCGGATTTAATATGGTCGCTTGTGATGCTGGAGGCATGGCAGCAGGCTTATGAAGACTCCGCCGGAACCGGGCCGCGTTGA